The DNA region CAGGCCGCCGTCGCGCGGGACCAGGTAGAGCGGGCGCCCGCGCACGAACGCCCGCACGACCCCGCGGGGCGGGTCCTCGCAGCCGGGCCGGGCGCGCAGCCGCAGCACCTCACCCTTGACCGGACGGACCGGCAGCCCCGCCAGAGCGGCGGACCCCGCGCCCGCGGCCAGGACGACGCGGTCCGCGTCGACGTCGTCCACCGAGGCCACCGCACCCCGCACCCACGTCACACCCTCGGCCCGGCACGCCCGCGTCAGGGCGGCCAACAGGACGCGGTTGTCGACGGCCCCCTCGGAGTCCATGCGGTAGGCGACCCGGGCGACGCGGGCCAGGGACGGTTCGGCCTCGCGCAGCTCACGGCGGGTGACGCGGCGCAGGTCCGCGTCGGTGATCCCGAGGGCCGGGCCGGAGTGGGCGGAGTCGGCGGGGTCGGGCTGGCGGGCGGCCCACTCCATGGCCATGTCGAGGTCGCGGGCGTCGGCCTCGTCCACGGCCAGCATGTGGGTGCGGCTGGCGGTGCGGACCGGCGGGCCGGGAGGGACGTGCGGCTCGAGGGCGGCGAGGAATCCCGGCCACCGCCGCAGCGAGTCCACCCCGAGTGCGAACACCGCCTCCTCCCCCGGCCACGCCTCGCTGAAGGGGGCGAGCATGCCGCCGGCCACCCAGGCGGCCCCCTTGGCGGGAACGCCGTCGGGGCCGGAGTCGTCGGGCTCGTGGATCACCACGTCCGTGGCGGGACCGGACCGGGCGATCGACCAGGCGCACGCCAGGCCGATCACCGAACCACCGACCACGGCAACGCGGCGGGCACCGCTCCGCGCGGCGGGACGTTCGGGGTCGTCGATCACGACGACCAGCCTAGTGGGGCCCTGGCCTACGGTTGTGGCCATGACCTCCCGTGCCGACCGTCTCCGTGCCCGCCTCGCCGACGCCCGCCTCTACCTCTGCATCGACGCGCGCCGTCATCTCGACGACCTGGCGCGCGAGCAGGGGTGGGCCGGAGAGTTCCCCGCGCTGCGCCGCGACGTCACCGCGGCACTGGCGGGCGGGGTCGACATCGTCCAACTGCGGGACAAGAACTCCCCCGGCGACCGCGATCTCGGACCGCTCGAGGCCGGTCACGAACTCCGGGCGCTGGCGGTGATGCGCGAGGTGTGCGACTCCCACGGAGCACTGCTCGCGGTGAACGACCGCGCCGACGTCGCCGTCGCCTCGGGGGCGGACGTGCTGCACGTCGGCCAGGACGACCTACCGGTGGAGTGGGCGCGCCGGATCGTCGGCGACGACGTGGTGATCGGACTGTCCTGCCACGCCGCGGACGAGGTCGACAGGGCGGCGGCGAACCCGCAACTGGACTACTTCTGCACCGGCCCCGTATGGCC from Dietzia sp. B32 includes:
- the thiO gene encoding glycine oxidase ThiO yields the protein MDDPERPAARSGARRVAVVGGSVIGLACAWSIARSGPATDVVIHEPDDSGPDGVPAKGAAWVAGGMLAPFSEAWPGEEAVFALGVDSLRRWPGFLAALEPHVPPGPPVRTASRTHMLAVDEADARDLDMAMEWAARQPDPADSAHSGPALGITDADLRRVTRRELREAEPSLARVARVAYRMDSEGAVDNRVLLAALTRACRAEGVTWVRGAVASVDDVDADRVVLAAGAGSAALAGLPVRPVKGEVLRLRARPGCEDPPRGVVRAFVRGRPLYLVPRDGGLVVGATQYEHGDDRQVTVGGVRDLLADAETVFPGIGEYELAEAIAGLRPMSPDNLPFLGADPADPRLIHATGHGRNGIALTPVTVAAVLATLQGLAVPAAARAAAPDRFTRG
- the thiE gene encoding thiamine phosphate synthase, encoding MTSRADRLRARLADARLYLCIDARRHLDDLAREQGWAGEFPALRRDVTAALAGGVDIVQLRDKNSPGDRDLGPLEAGHELRALAVMREVCDSHGALLAVNDRADVAVASGADVLHVGQDDLPVEWARRIVGDDVVIGLSCHAADEVDRAAANPQLDYFCTGPVWPTPTKPGRVAPGPDLVRHAAGTVVGPAGKPWFAIGGIDATNLAEVLAAGATRVVVVRAVTGATDPTAAARELRAALA